In one Plasmodium malariae genome assembly, contig: PmUG01_00_41, whole genome shotgun sequence genomic region, the following are encoded:
- the PmUG01_00069600 gene encoding fam-m protein codes for MEQKSYSIVFIKFSAFIFLTWICYISCEVNKFTESFSVNSKIRIKLDARIHRLLAKYKQNRDSYIVELNDVMPNRAEYEKKNISNNKEGTKGKNKEYYKSSLNKAQFYTEVMDYNNVMFDGKHFHFEKKFIRKKDYDDFLQNSRRIHDIDLKKIKFRSYSFGVIIFILFCLLGIGLPILRALDMGEQPIFASFTSLWNLIKGNLGDQIGSLGVEFLYGILFCFSILMLAVISIITIPKILRNNEKYKKIKLLSN; via the exons ATGGAACAAAAATCATACTCCATCgtattcattaaattttctgcatttatttttttaacttggATATGTTATATTAGTTGTGAAGTG aacaaGTTTACAGAATCATTCAGTGTTAACAGtaaaattagaataaaaTTAGATGCAAGAATACATCGATTACTGGCAAAGTATAAGCAGAATAGGGATTCATATATTGTAGAGCTAAATGATGTTATGCCAAATAGAGCtgaatacgaaaaaaaaaatatatctaataataaagaaggaaccaaaggaaaaaacaaagaatacTATAAAAGCTCATTAAATAAGGCACAATTCTACACAGAAGTTAtggattataataatgtaatgtttgatggaaagcattttcattttgaaaaaaaatttatcagaaaaaaagattatgatGATTTTCTTCAAAATAGCAGAAGAATCCATGACatagatttaaaaaaaataaaatttagaagtTATAGTTTTGgagttattatatttatacttttttgcTTGTTGGGAATAGGGTTGCCTATATTACGTGCATTAGATATGGGTGAGCAACCAATATTTGCATCATTTACTAGTTTGTGGAATCTTATAAAAGGAAATCTAGGAGATCAAATAGGAAGTTTAGGAGTAGAATTTCTTTATggaatattattttgcttcAGCATTTTAATGCTAGCTGTCATAAGTATAATTACAATCCCCAAAAtcttaagaaataatgagaaatacaaaaaaattaagttgctatctaattaa
- the PmUG01_00069700 gene encoding fam-l protein produces the protein MKKKIRLLFFIKICILIYWIYHFSYDRVMFNKLTCAKKNNGSKLRLTTYRVLAKYRQNKDSCILGLRKEIQYNKLHRKKDIHINDKEETGKKKTSNGCSLNNLGEYKQALKNKFNICETKKYSRLEKKIFKELDYVDFLKNSKTISDKVYKNIVLKKCGIKLALPLLLFFMLSISLTLDLFVGCGIVNELYRIMIVNYKDGWIQTLRNGIRASPFKKMFEGVIKLTNGNFSIVILKFFTTIIYFLSFFVLGITIMLGIVYYHKKVNKYEKIKFRKK, from the exons atgaaaaaaaaaattaggctccttttttttattaaaatttgtatcttaatatattggatatatcatttttccTATGATAGG GTtatgtttaataaattaacgTGCGCGAAGAAAAATAATGGGAGTAAATTGCGTCTAACAACTTATAGAGTACTGGCGAAATATAGACAAAATAAGGATTCGTGCATTCTAGGGTTAAGAAAAGAGATACAATACAATAAATtacatagaaaaaaagatatacatataaatgataaagaggaaacaggaaaaaagaagacaTCGAATGGATGTTCATTGAATAATTTGGGGGAATATAAACAAGCtctgaaaaataaatttaatatatgtgaaacaaaaaaatattcccgtttggaaaaaaaaatattcaaagaacttgattatgtagattttcttaaaaatagcAAGACAATCAGTGATAaggtttataaaaatatagtactTAAAAAATGCGGAATAAAACTTGCTTTacctttattattgttttttatgttatcAATATCTCTCACATTGGACTTATTTGTGGGTTGTGGTATTGTTAATGAGCTGTATCGAATAATGATTGTGAATTATAAAGATGGATGGATCCAGACCTTACGTAATGGAATACGGGCTTCCCCTTTTAAGAAAATGTTTGAGGGTGTTATTAAACTAACTAATGGGAATTTTTCCATtgtcattttaaaattttttactactataatatatttcttatctTTCTTTGTATTGGGTATCACAATTATGTTAGGAATTGTatattaccataaaaaagttaataagtatgaaaaaattaagttcagaaaaaagtaa
- the PmUG01_00069800 gene encoding fam-m protein: protein MIRIMEEKIMLILFIKIVAFILLTWICYFNIDIKMSNKFLNENCGFDRKSDTRNYRLLAKYKQDRNSSNLVLKDNTTNNGECKSINLSNNRKWDKRKKEQFNRSLLNKSQYYTEIIDYDNGMFDGKHFHFQKKWIRKKDYDHFFEKKRRIGNIALNKIKFKNYGFGVAILFIFFLLGIGLPILRGFHLSSLSTPAQGNGGDIDTVILGFLKNTLGLQNEAHAYIILYAVTFIMLAVLIIIGIYKILRNNERYQKIKLMNEGYE, encoded by the exons ATGATACGTATCatggaagaaaaaattatgttaatattattcattaaaattgttGCGTTTATCCTTTTAACTTGGATATGTTACTTTAACATTGATATA aaaatgTCTAACAAATTCTTGAATGAGAACTGTGGATTTGATAGAAAATCAGATACAAGAAATTATCGAttactagcaaaatataagcaaGATAGGAATTCAAGTAATTTAGTGTTAAAAGATAATACAACTAATAATGGAGAATGCAAAAGTATAAATCTAtctaataatagaaaatgggataaaagaaaaaaagaacaatttaatagaagtttattaaataagtcCCAATACTATACAGAAATTATCGATTATGATAATGGAATGTTTGATGGAAagcattttcattttcaaaaaaaatggatcagaaaaaaagattatgatcatttttttgaaaaaaaaagaagaattggAAATATagctttaaataaaataaaatttaaaaattacggATTTGGAGTTGctatattgtttattttttttcttttaggAATAGGATTACCTATATTACGTGGATTCCATTTATCCTCGTTGAGTACACCTGCTCAAGGTAATGGAGGCGATATAGATACTGTAATTTTAGGGtttcttaaaaatacattaggTTTACAAAATGAAGCACAtgcttatataatattatatgcagtaacttttattatgttaGCGGTCTTAATTATAATAGGGATTTATAAGATCTTgagaaataatgaaagatatcaaaaaattaagttgatGAATGAGggatatgaataa
- the PmUG01_00069900 gene encoding PIR protein, with protein sequence MSTVLPESFIESLPSKIYYRTKFESNNKYCLWFDEEGEFSEKRSKLNHYGKIKNVTDKLTSALCSVAFTNEGVECKEKCRNLYYWLGNELLLSDIEENLFSDVIGILEDVSNVLYKSGKCKCTFFKNVTKENFAKMKIVYDYCVDHEKIEQSLKVHSNMCDSKFNAYLVKADSTYKDVYVCAQNNTESYCTQLKNHAPSCFNEKLSHLTCKINRDSKEEQGSNHFGTNYFDLTYVINASNFSSSQIFLFFVLPLIGIFFIGFLLYKFTPIVPWIHTKVLKKKSIRRNLDEMDILELTEYTNERRRSNLGRIQLNVAYHAA encoded by the exons ATGTCCACTGTACTGCCG GAAAGTTTTATAGAATCACTACCAtccaaaatttattatagaaCAAAATTTGAGTCAAATAACAAATACTGCTTATGGTTTGATGAGGAAGGGGAATTTTCAGAAAAAAGATCTAAATTAAATCATTAtgggaaaattaaaaatgttacagATAAGCTTACGAGTGCTTTATGTAGTGTAGCTTTTACTAATGAAGGAGTTGaatgtaaagaaaaatgtcGTAATTTGTACTATTGGTTAGGcaatgaattattattaagtGATATAGaggaaaatttattttcagaTGTTATTGGAATACTTGAGGATGTTTCAAATGTTCTCTATAAGAGTGGTAAATGCAAGTGTAcctttttcaaaaatgttaCTAAGGAgaattttgcaaaaatgaaGATTGTGTATGATTATTGTGTAGATCACGAGAAGATTGAACAATCTCTGAAAGTTCATAGTAATATGTGTGACAGCAAATTTAATGCTTATCTTGTTAAAGCTGATAGTACATATAAagatgtgtatgtatgtgccCAAAATAATACTGAATCATATTGTACGCAACTTAAAAATCATGCTCCTAGTTGCTTTAACGAAAAGTTATCTCATTTgacatgtaaaataaatagagaTTCCAAAGAAGAGCAAGGTTCAAACCATTTTGGTACCAATTATTTTGACCTAACATATGTAATTAATGCATCTAACTTTAGTTCATCTCAAATTTTCCTGTTCTTTGTTTTACCCTTAATTggcatttttttcattggctttcttttatataaa ttCACTCCAATTGTACCATGGATACATACTAAagtattaaagaaaaaatcaaTTAGACGTAATTTGGATGAAATGGATATACTAGAATTAACAGAATACACGAACGAACGAAGAAGATCAAATTTAGGTAGAATACAACTAAATGTAGCATATCATGCCGCATGA